In Deltaproteobacteria bacterium, the following are encoded in one genomic region:
- a CDS encoding DUF2834 domain-containing protein yields MTGREITYAVLAVLGVVLPMYYNLQYLAAGGNLLVDFFTVPLQNAVTASVLFDLLIAFAAYNVLLFSDGPRLGSGKFWLCIVVSWLISFAAGLPLFLLLRERQLRLGR; encoded by the coding sequence GTGACCGGGCGAGAGATAACGTACGCAGTGCTTGCGGTCCTCGGAGTCGTTCTTCCCATGTATTACAACCTGCAGTACCTGGCTGCGGGTGGAAACCTCTTGGTCGACTTCTTTACCGTGCCATTGCAGAATGCCGTCACTGCCTCAGTACTGTTCGACCTCCTTATTGCCTTTGCAGCGTATAACGTCCTCCTGTTCAGCGACGGTCCACGCTTGGGCAGTGGCAAGTTCTGGCTTTGTATCGTCGTTTCGTGGCTGATTTCCTTTGCCGCGGGCTTACCCCTGTTTTTACTGCTCCGAGAGCGCCAGCTGCGCCTCGGACGTTAA
- a CDS encoding winged helix DNA-binding protein has protein sequence MREMKRPEQNDLVADLMALFLPLHYRIGIGFEETLRCGQISRKQVAILWLMRAEGGLEGSMRRKDIERLLASWFETSSSTITRSLAALARAPLKLVRVVGDRDSGREKRVSLTPKGEQFLSTMTAQGRAFSQKLLDGMPQPEIREMVRLIKKAIAVLEQNGEAKGPPRAKGLVPP, from the coding sequence ATGAGAGAGATGAAACGTCCTGAGCAGAACGACCTGGTCGCTGATTTGATGGCCCTTTTTCTACCCCTGCATTATCGCATTGGCATCGGGTTTGAAGAGACACTACGCTGCGGTCAGATCTCGCGCAAGCAAGTCGCGATTCTGTGGCTCATGCGCGCCGAAGGTGGACTGGAAGGCAGTATGCGCCGGAAGGACATCGAACGTCTGCTGGCGTCTTGGTTTGAAACCAGCAGTTCCACGATTACCCGCTCGTTGGCCGCGTTGGCTCGTGCGCCGTTGAAGCTCGTGCGCGTCGTTGGCGACCGTGATTCAGGGCGTGAAAAACGCGTGTCGTTGACGCCGAAAGGGGAGCAGTTTCTGTCGACCATGACCGCACAAGGGCGTGCGTTTTCGCAAAAGCTCCTGGATGGCATGCCACAACCAGAAATTCGTGAGATGGTGCGCTTGATCAAAAAGGCGATCGCCGTCCTTGAACAGAACGGCGAGGCGAAAGGTCCACCACGGGCAAAAGGCCTTGTACCACCATAG
- a CDS encoding cytochrome P450 gives MDYNPIAPEVMDNPYPYYAYLREHAPVYWIEPMQAWALSRYADVDFALRNPQIYSSAGFTGQTLGDLNPTPEIPWILDMNPPDHTRLRKLVNKGFLPRIIRALEPRVHEIARQLIATLRTQSEGDLVQGLSGPLPTTVIAEMLGVESERFDEFKRWSDDVVLGTSRPTEEAIRSRVRQSGAEMRAYFEQSIARRRQEPGEDVLSALVRAEEEHDTLSSAEILGLAVLLLLAGNETTTNLIGNGVRNLLRHPAELAKVRADRSLIPSLVEEVLRYESPVQLLPRVTTREVALEGGTIPAGATVFLLLASANRDERKFPAPDRFDVARNPQDHVAFGYGIHYCLGAPLARLEGRIAFESLLFDCPAFTTREPLPQIASIIVRGVQTLPLQFAA, from the coding sequence ATGGACTACAATCCTATCGCACCCGAGGTGATGGATAATCCCTATCCATATTATGCGTACCTGCGCGAGCATGCGCCAGTCTACTGGATTGAGCCGATGCAAGCGTGGGCGCTGAGTCGGTACGCCGATGTCGACTTCGCGCTGCGTAACCCGCAGATCTATTCGTCCGCCGGCTTTACAGGGCAAACGCTGGGGGATCTGAATCCGACACCTGAGATTCCCTGGATTCTTGACATGAACCCACCAGACCATACACGCCTGCGTAAACTGGTGAATAAAGGCTTCTTGCCACGCATCATTCGCGCCCTGGAACCTCGCGTGCATGAGATTGCGCGACAGTTGATCGCCACATTACGGACGCAAAGCGAAGGTGATCTCGTACAAGGGTTGTCCGGCCCGCTTCCGACCACAGTGATCGCGGAAATGCTTGGCGTTGAAAGTGAACGGTTTGACGAGTTTAAACGCTGGTCGGACGACGTTGTCCTTGGGACCAGTCGCCCAACGGAGGAAGCCATACGTAGCCGTGTACGCCAGAGCGGGGCGGAGATGCGGGCATACTTTGAGCAGTCGATCGCGCGCCGTCGGCAGGAGCCAGGCGAAGATGTCCTGAGTGCCTTGGTGCGAGCGGAAGAGGAGCACGACACGCTCTCGTCAGCGGAAATCCTGGGCCTGGCCGTTCTGTTGCTCTTGGCAGGGAACGAGACCACGACCAACTTGATTGGCAATGGGGTACGCAATCTGTTGCGCCACCCGGCTGAGCTTGCCAAAGTGCGTGCTGATCGATCGCTGATTCCCTCGCTGGTGGAAGAAGTATTACGCTATGAATCCCCAGTGCAGTTGCTGCCACGCGTCACTACTCGTGAAGTCGCACTCGAAGGCGGGACGATTCCCGCAGGTGCTACGGTCTTTTTGCTACTGGCGTCTGCTAATCGCGATGAGCGGAAGTTCCCCGCGCCTGACCGTTTTGATGTGGCACGGAATCCCCAAGATCACGTGGCGTTCGGCTACGGCATCCATTATTGCCTGGGGGCACCGTTAGCGCGGTTGGAAGGACGCATTGCGTTCGAGTCGCTGCTGTTTGACTGCCCGGCCTTTACCACGAGGGAACCGTTACCGCAGATAGCCTCGATCATCGTGCGGGGGGTACAAACCTTACCATTGCAATTTGCTGCGTAA